A region of Eschrichtius robustus isolate mEscRob2 chromosome 19, mEscRob2.pri, whole genome shotgun sequence DNA encodes the following proteins:
- the LOC137753114 gene encoding histone H2A type 1-J-like has translation MSGRGKQSGKARAKANTRSSRAGLQFPVGRVHRLLLKGNYAERVGASAPVYLAAVLEYLTAEILELAGNTARDNKKTRIIPRHLQLAIRNNKELNKLLGKVTIVQGGVLPNIQAVLLPKKTESHHRTK, from the coding sequence ATGTCCGGACGAGGCAAACAAAGCGGTAAGGCTCGCGCTAAGGCAAACACTCGGTCTTCGCGGGCCGGGCTTCAGTTCCCCGTGGGCCGGGTGCACCGCTTGCTCCTCAAGGGCAACTACGCTGAGCGGGTTGGGGCCAGTGCGCCGGTGTACCTGGCGGCGGTGCTGGAGTACCTGACGGCCGAGATCCTGGAGCTGGCAGGCAACACGGCCCGCGACAACAAGAAGACGCGTATCATCCCGCGCCACCTGCAGCTGGCCATCCGCAACAACAAGGAGCTCAACAAGCTGCTGGGCAAAGTCACCATTGTGCAGGGCGGCGTCTTGCCCAACATCCAGGCCGTGCTGCTGCCTAAGAAGACCGAGAGCCACCACAGGACCAAATAA